One window of Erinaceus europaeus chromosome 6, mEriEur2.1, whole genome shotgun sequence genomic DNA carries:
- the CMKLR1 gene encoding chemerin-like receptor 1, protein MSMGEEDDYYNSSDTYYDLPGEDYSVLVEDEPSALDSEAVRRLLVALYSLVCVLGLLGNGLVVVLAGCRLKRTVSTVWFLHLAAADLLLNAFLPLYAAYAALGFHWPFGTALCKLSSFLLTCNMYTSVLLLSAISGDRCVSVLLPVWVQNHRSPRRTHAACTAIWALAALLSVPSLVFRDTRQLSGGQVACFNNFSLLSPGPAVAAASSGWHVGVTVTRFLCGFLVPGLVIAGCYFIIICRLQRHRLSRNRKPFRIMAALVVAFFLCWCPYHILFLLELRPHTWPPAVFRLGLPLATALAITNSCLNPILYVFMGQDFKKFKVTLFSRLASALSEDTGHGSFPSNRSFTKVSSVNDKSPVSEKETAML, encoded by the exons ATG AGCATGGGGGAGGAGGATGACTACTATAACAGCTCGGACACTTACTACGACCTGCCCGGGGAAGACTACTCAGTGCTGGTGGAAGACGAGCCCTCAGCGCTGGACTCGGAGGCAGTCCGGCGGCTGCTGGTGGCCCTGTACAGCCTGGTGTGTGTGCTGGGCCTGCTGGGCAacgggctggtggtggtgctggcggGCTGCCGGCTGAAGCGCACGGTGAGCACCGTGTGGTTCCTGCACCTGGCGGCCGCCGACCTGCTGCTCAACGCCTTCCTGCCGCTCTACGCGGCCTACGCGGCGCTGGGCTTCCACTGGCCCTTCGGCACGGCCCTGTGCAAGCTCAGCAGCTTCCTGCTCACCTGCAACATGTACACCAGCGTGCTGCTGCTCTCCGCCATCAGCGGCGACCGCTGCGTGTCTGTGCTGCTGCCCGTGTGGGTGCAGAACCACCGCAGCCCCCGTCGCACCCACGCCGCCTGCACTGCCATCTGGGCCCTGGCCGCCCTGCTCAGCGTCCCCTCGCTGGTCTTCCGCGACACCAGGCAGTTATCCGGGGGCCAGGTCGCCTGCTTCAACAACTTCAGCCTGCTGTCCCCCGGACCCGCCGTGGCCGCCGCCAGCTCCGGCTGGCACGTGGGGGTGACCGTCACCCGCTTCCTCTGCGGCTTCCTGGTGCCGGGGCTGGTGATCGCCGGCTGCTACTTCATCATCATCTGCAGGCTACAGCGCCACCGGCTGAGCAGGAACAGGAAGCCCTTCCGGATCATGGCCGCCCTGGTGGTGGCCTTCTTCCTCTGCTGGTGCCCCTACCACATTCTCTTCCTGCTGGAGCTGCGCCCCCACACCTGGCCCCCCGCCGTCTTCAGACTGGGGCTGCCCCTGGCCACGGCGCTGGCCATCACCAACAGCTGCCTGAACCCCATCCTCTACGTCTTCATGGGTCAGGACTTCAAGAAGTTCAAGGTCACCCTCTTCTCCCGCCTGGCCAGCGCGCTGAGCGAGGACACCGGCCACGGGTCCTTCCCCAGCAACCGCAGCTTCACCAAGGTGTCCTCCGTGAATGACAAGTCCCCCGTGTCCGAGAAGGAGACCGCCATGCTCTGA